A segment of the Panicum hallii strain FIL2 chromosome 1, PHallii_v3.1, whole genome shotgun sequence genome:
AACTCCAATTGCGGCCTATGCTTATCGTGATAAGGATGGGAATTGCTCATTCCGAGGTCTATTGGCCTCACCTGATGGATCTAAAGGTATCCTTGATTTTCATTTTTTTAACAAAAAAATCTTGAAAGAAGTTCATTGCATTTTATCACAGAAAGCAACACTTTGTCACTTTTATGATTGTGTTTACAGTATACGAGACAACAAGAACTGGACCGTACTCTTTTGATGACATGGTTGCTATGGGCAAAGATGCTGGTCATGAGCTGAAGGCAAAGGCTGGCCCTGGCTTCTTTGATAGCTTGCAATGAAAAGAGAACATGCACGGCACTCTTTTGGTTAGAAACAGACGGCCCAAGTAGAGTGTTGAGAGATTTGTTTTTGTTTTATTCTTTCTCCTAGTTCTGCTAGAGCCTTGTACCAGATGTTGAGCTACTCCATCCAAATATGTACGGCCTGTTCTTTTAGCACTTTGGGTTAGAACATGAACGTCCACGGTTTTGTAATCCCGAGTCGTGTCAAAGAGGTATCTGCGCAGCTATATTGTAACATTGCAATCTGATGTAACTTTGGAGATAGTTTGTTGAAAAATTGAGTTCTGAATTATCATGATTGAGCCCATCGTGTAAGATTCGATATTCCTCTGGGAAATTAGCCTTGCTGATTGATTCTCTGATGGGCCCGATGAATCCCACTGGCTGCAATCTGTTAAGAGGCCTGACAAAGCATCGTACGATCTTAACTACCAAGCTGAGCTTTTTCAATACTACCGCAATCCATCAGTGGTCAAGCTATAAGAAATTCCAGTGCAATTCCACTGCATCAGTGCTACTCAGGTCGTGATAGAGTTGATTACTGAAAGGTTTGGTAAAATGCATACGGATGCATGTTTATTTGACATTTACAAATCTGTTTCTTCAGGATTCAAAAAGATTTTTGATTCTTTGAAATCTTTATCTGCAATCATATCATTAAGACAGACAAAGGCAACACAACACTGTCGCACTTTCACAGCATCACAGATAATTGATACTTCAATGTCTGTATTGCAGAAATGAACATAATACTTCCAGGCTTCCAGCAATCCAGCTCCCAGTCTACATTACCCCAAGCATTATCGTGCTACTGAAGGCGGATCTCCTGAAGCAGAGTACAGGTTAACCCTAGTGGATGCGCTGAAAAGTATGCTACTTGTTAGACAGGTAGATACTTGTTAGAATGGTTCGCCAAGCCGAGATTACATTGAgtagacccccccccccccaaccaccCCGGTGCCACAGTTACATCATACGGGAAAATCATAATCAGCATACAATGAAGCTAGCTGTCCTGATTCTGCATTGCTGACATGTTAGCCAGCTCTTCAGCTGTCACTGGTTTGTGCATCTGTATGAACAGGAAGCCAAAATTAGGATCGTGTCTGTCAGTTTGTGTGATGACATTTCAGCTGTTTTAGTGATTAGCTCTGATGGCCTACTGCATATGCCATGCCTAAACACAGGCAGTAGAGACAGACAAACGAATTTACATAATGTATATCAAGTGGACAAGAAACAGAATGATGTATCTCAGGTAAAAAAAATAATACTCACCGCATTTGCAACAGTTAGCCAATGAAAGCACCTTGGGAGGGAATCCTCTGCTGATGGTGTGGTGTCATGATTCCAGTAGGTTATGTTCTGGAATTCTGCACGTGATACAAAATTACTCACTTCACCTTCTGAATTCTGTGCATCCTTTCCTCTACTCTTCTTCTCCAATACATAGCCTAGAGAGAATATTCAAAGCATTACAAACTCGATCAAACTACTGAAGGACTTCTGTCAAATTCACAATTTCTATCGATGATCTGGAACAGCAGATCATGACCACCGATCGCCAGACAATTTAACATTTCTACCAACAAGCCAGGAGGCCATATTTCAGATATAAAAAAGGGACCATACCACCATTCAGCAAACACTTCTGCAGTCAAATTCAAACTGAAACTTCAGGTTTTGTTGCAAAGGTTTCCTTCACAGTGTTTGGCATGCATTTGAGTCGCAATTCAATTCTTATTAGAACAATTTACTTTACCATACTCTTTTAGGACTGCTAGAAGTTCAAAAGTTGCACAGAAAGCTTCAATACTATCAGTGTCACACACAACAATTCCTCCAGTCTACCTAAAAGGAGTGCAATATGGGTGCAGCCAGTCACAATTTCACAGATTCTATACCACTTTATCATCAGACTATAATTCAATCCAATTGCTATGAAATCTACGAAAAGTCCCTAAAGCTTCCAAATTGATGATAAATCCACACATCTTGTCAGATTAGATGAAAGCAGAAGCAACGAACTGAGCCTCACCTCTGTAGCCATCCGGGAGTGCGAGAGTAGCGCCCTGCAGCTTCCTCCCGCGGAAGAAGGCCTCCTCCACCCTCACCCCCTCCACCTCCACACCTGCACGCCCCACACGCCCACACCAACACTTCAACCAAATGGAAGGGGAAAAAGGAAACGAGGTTCGACTCGGTGGCACGGACCTGTGCTCCTAGGCTTGAAGTAGTCGGAGACGGGGGCGCCGCCGTTCTGCCTGATGCCGCAGGGCAGGAGGTGCGCCCCGCCAAGGTCAGTGGCCGCAGGGGAGAGGTCGACGGTGGCCGTgatgccgccggcggcggcggcaggaggggTCGCGTGCTCCATTTTCGGTTCGGTGTTTAGACGTGTGCGGGCCGACGAGGAGATCGAGCTCGGTGTCTGACTATCTACGGCCCGCAACAGTTCTCGCAGGCCGAGGAGCGAATTGTTCAgactttttctttctctctttttttttgttctcGTCATCTCATGGTACTCCGTATCTTTTCGTGTAGACTTTTGTGATAAAAAATCATTTACAAAATCCACAATTTCGCACCGAAATGAGATTGAACTTCGTCCGAGATCTCGTAGAAACAGGGTGATGCCAATAATTTGGATAGGGTCAAAAACTCATCTGCCAAGGTGCATGGTGAGAAGTGAGAACATAACTAAGTAAAAATTCGACCGGGGTTGGTACGAGTGCAGTCCCAATCATCCAACTTAGCTGGTTTTCGTAGCATTAAATACGTTGGCATATAAGAAAAAGATGATGTTGCATGAGAATTAATAAaatgaaataaaaaaaatatgaaGAAACTATTTCTCATGCAAGGAACTATATCTATAAGAAAATCAAGATAGAAGAAGAGGGGATAGGGGGAAGAAAGAGAAGAGATGTGATTGGATAGCAATTTATTTTGAAGAAACCATTCATTAAGAATATAGTTTCTATATGTAGTGTTTGTGTAATATGGCAAGTATAGAAACTGCTGGCTAAGATTACCCCGACGACCCCATTGTTTTTTACTAAGAGGAAGCAACCAACTTCATGATCGAGAAGTGAGAACATAGCTCGTAGCTCCAGCTGTTTTGTGTTTCATACCTTTAAACATCATTCAATATACCGGTttcgaattcaaattcaaacacAATTCGGAAGCAAAGTGTGTCTCCTCAGAACAGAAAAGCAAAGCAACCTGAACTGAAGAGCATGAAGATAACATCAAATTAAATGTGTCCAATATTCAGAATTGAAAACAAAGGACATATCCAGAGACAAAAGCAGTGACAGGTGGCTTCAATTTCttccaaaaaaaaaaccttATATGCATCACCACGACATTATTTCCATTCCATCCAGATCCACGACTTAACTGCAAGATCACACACAATTCAAGCAACCTCCTGTAGTCCTGTTACCATCACTACAGGGTAGCATTATTGCTGCTGCTCCCTGCTCGCGCACTGCCCGGCCTTCTTCCACCGCCGCTCCAGGCGAGCACGGCGGGGGGTAGCAGAAAGGGCACTTGGCCTCGCACTCGCTGTGCGTGCAGTAGCATCGCGGCGCCGGCTGCTCCAGCGCGCAGCAAAAGCAGGGCTCGCTCTCCACGCAATTCAACCCTTTGTAGACGCACATCACCAGCTTGATCTTGCTCTCGTCGACCGGCGAGGTCGAGTTGGCCGTGCTCGAACTAGGGCATGGGGGCTGGGAGGTAAGATGGCTATTTCTTGGGTAGCTCTTATTAGTTTCATCATCTCCTCCATTGTTGAGCAGCGTGGAGCGCCCTGAAAATTTTGATATATTTGTGCTTCATTATTAATGTGATACTACACGTGGAAGCAAGCAAGTTCGTCCACACAAGCCCGCAAGTAGATTTTTTTGTTTTCCCCGAAAAAAAATCTATTCGAGGGCTCAAGGACGAACTTCTTAGCATGGAGAGGCTGTCTTTGGTACTCCATCCATTTATGTatcattttgatttttctaCATTCATAGATTTTGCTACGTATCTAGATATACATTATATCAAAGTACGAATCTAAAAATATCAAAGCGATCTATATTTTGGACCGGAGGAAGCGTGAGGAGACAAGAACGCTTTATATGACTTACCTTGTATGCACGGGGAGAGGCGTCCAAAGAGCAAGACTAGCAAGGTAGTCATCACACACACTCTACCACCACCATAGCTACTCCTCATATTGGATATTTTTACCTATAGTTCTACGAACGTCTGAACTTTGTGAGAGTCAGATTAGACCATATGAAAT
Coding sequences within it:
- the LOC112893504 gene encoding ribonuclease H2 subunit C isoform X1; the encoded protein is MEHATPPAAAAGGITATVDLSPAATDLGGAHLLPCGIRQNGGAPVSDYFKPRSTGVEVEGVRVEEAFFRGRKLQGATLALPDGYRGYVLEKKSRGKDAQNSEGEVSNFVSRAEFQNITYWNHDTTPSAEDSLPRCFHWLTVANAMHKPVTAEELANMSAMQNQDS
- the LOC112893504 gene encoding uncharacterized protein LOC112893504 isoform X2, whose translation is MEHATPPAAAAGGITATVDLSPAATDLGGAHLLPCGIRQNGGAPVSDYFKPRSTGVEVEGVRVEEAFFRGRKLQGATLALPDGYREFQNITYWNHDTTPSAEDSLPRCFHWLTVANAMHKPVTAEELANMSAMQNQDS